CGCCATGCCTCGTCCCTTGAGTAAGATTGCCCAAGTGCACGGTCAATAAATTCATTTGCCCGATCTTCAATCCAGAACTTCCATGCCTGCCAAAAAGGAAGTTCAGTTGACGAGATGAAGCATTTTAGCAGATTATTCTATGGTCCTAGAATAGAGTTTTAAATGTCCATACATCTTGGATGAGGGATTGTCGGTGCTCCTCAAGGTATGACATGCCATTCCGTTGTCCACTCAAGATCTCTAGTAGGAGGACTCCAAAGCCAAAAACATCTGATTTTGCTGAGAAGACACTATCCATCACAAATTCCGGTGCCATGTACCCACTGCATTAATAATTCAACTTGGAGTTAGTAGCATATAAATGTAGCATTTCATGGTTGTAACCTACCAATAGTAGCTTGTGATTGCTAGTTACTAGGTCCCGACGATGTGTCCCGTGTTGACACCATTGCATTCGTCCTTGAAGATCCTAGCCAAGCCAAAGTCGGAGATCTTGGGGTTCATCTTGTTGTCGAGGAGAACATTACTTGGCTTGAGGTCTCGGTGAATGACCTTGAGCAGTGAGTCCTCATGGAGGTAGAGCAACCCATGGGCAATGCCgatgatgatgttgtgcctgctATTCCAGTCTAGCTCGGCGCTCTTGCTGGTGTCTAAAAATTTCAATACCACATGGATATCACAAGTGATGAATTAGCTCATCAAGGATACAATTAAAAAATTGATACTATTGTTGATTAATATTATTTTAGTGGGGATTTAATATATCCTCTTTTATGTGTGCATGATTGACAATGAATGCCTAATTTATAATTTGACACGACTATACTTTAGTTAAAGATCGTCAACAAAAGTGTATCCTACTTAGACATCTTCTTCATACAGGAAGACTGAAAGGGATAGCTCATTCATTCCGATAGGCATGCCTCTATCTCTTCTACTTCCTCATTCCATACATCGGCATTCTTCCTTCTAAATCACCTTCCCAAGCCACCACATCTCTCTCTACCCAGCCTCTCAACAACAATTTCTTTGGCCCATCCCACTAACCTTTGAGACAAAGGTGATCCTTATCTCAAGTTCTCAAAATGACCTGCTGCAATGTCTGTTTTCTACCTAGAAGAATGTCCATATTTCCTACATTTAGTCGCCACTCACCACTCGATCTTCATACACTATAGATTGTGTGCATCACAATAATGCAGAGGCCAGGGGTTTTATCCTCCTCTAGAAAACACTATGGACAAGGCACTCCACCCAAGTTCGGGGCTTAGGCATGCAGTCGTGTAGTCTTCCCACCCATGTTCAATTCCTAGAATTGTACCATTATGCATAGGCCCCCCTATCGCCATTATTTTTTCACAAGGACCAGGCTTGATGTGTGGTGATGAAACACGTGAACTATTGCACCCACCAAAATAAAAATCTGGGCACTCATATTTAGAACGTCATGTGCATCTCTGATTGGTGCAGACACGAAGAGAAGTGAAATTCTCAAAATTAAGGAACTGGCTGGTCAGGGTTCATGCTAAATTTAAGGTGCATTTTCAAGTGAGAGTGTGTGTCATACTATGGGTAATTTGGAATTTCCATGATGATTGGTTTTTTTAACATAACAACACTTCTATTTTTTTTACAACTTATGTTTCAAGCTGGTGCTATGCAACGTGCGGAGGcgccgacctccggatgcagccTTTGGAAAACGGTATCATGAAAAAACATCCAGTTAGTTTGGATAAGGGCGCTGCTACGCGTCCGCCGACAGATAATTCTAAAATATCCGCCACATCAATGACCGTTGGATCCTCATGCTGTTAGCCGTCTGATGTAGTGCCCGCCCCCGCATGCCCCCTCATTAATTCCTACAACAAGCGCGTTGTTGCAGAAACAAACAACCTTGCCTCTTGCCCCGACAGAGCTGCGCCCAGCACGGCGCCACCCCAACCCGCCCATGTTCCTGCAACAAGACCCATGTTGCAAAACTTGCATTTCAAGATAACCTTTGTTGCAAGACCATCTCCGACCTCTTCTCTATATTCCTGCGACAAGACCCTTGTTGCAAGAATTTCAACAACATCTCCGGCCTCTTCTCTGTATTCCTGTAACAAGACCCTTGTTACAAAACTTACATTTCAAGATAACCTTTGTTGCAAGACCATCTTCGATCTCTTCTCTGTATTCCCGCAACAAGACTCTTGTTGCAAAAATTTCAACAATATCTCCGGCCTCTTCTTTGTATTCCTCTTGTTGCAAAAAAAATTGCAGCCAAGGTGATGTTGTGGTAGAAGCTTTGTGTCAGCCGATCGAGCCAAAAAGCTTCAGCACGGTTCGGCCTTGGACGAGCAGTCCAATATGCTCTCAAACATCTTGGCGACGACCTTGGCGATCTCGCCACCAGCTAGCTGGATCGTCGGAAGCAAGACAGCGAGCAGCTGCATCACCAAGGACCGCTCCTTGGCCATCTTCCTCAACGCCGCCGCCGAACAGTCGTCGTCGCAGACAAGCCTGGACGAGCTGTTGCTTTTCTTGATGCGGAGGGACGCCGAGCGGCGACAAGGGGTGCAGCTCGCCGGCGAAGCGCGCGCGGGCGGGCGGCGCTGGCCAGGTTGTTAACTCAAAGTGAGTTTTGGCTACGGGCGAGAAAAGTGTGGAGGTGTTTCGCTCGTGATAAGGATATCGGTGGAGTGAAGGACCACGTGATGCGTGTCAATCGCTGAAGGAGGCGGAAGCGGCGTGGTTATCAGCCGGTTGAAGCTAATCGTTTCCCTTTAGATAAGGATCCTGTAATAAGTTATCGGTGGCTACTACTATATTTTAATAAAGAATTATTGTGTGATAAGGTTATCACTCTTTTGCAATAAATAAATAAGACACTCCACAACTCTTGCCCTTACCTGTATCCTCTACGTCCTATTTGTTGCGACCCTAGCTTGCTTTGCAGCTTTCACGCAACAAATGATGTGTACTGCCCTTCGTCGTATAAGGCTGCTCGTAATGAGAGTATCATAGGTAGTATTATGCACATCAACTaagcaattttgatgaggtggcatagaattaaatgaagaaagagaggcttgagtatcatatcatgataccgtatcatattaaatgatgtgctactttgtgtcatgcatgacaataaatgtAGTCCTATATGATACCAACATATGATATCATGCATTACGgatgtagtatcatacactagtatcatatgcatgatactagtatatgatacttcCCATTACAACCAACCTAATATAATACTCTTTCAGTCTCATTAGTGTCAAAGAACGTTTTTTTTTTATGTGACAAAGGGAGTATCGTTTTTCATACTAGCGTATTTGTGCAAATCAAAGGAGGAGGCTTGATGGGAAAGCAAGGGATGAGAGGAAGGTGCGAGAGATGGATCAGCGTGGAGACGTGGGAAGAGTGAAACATATGCATGGCCACACGTCGGAGGTGACGTGGCATCTAGGTGGCCACTGACGCAACCACATCGCTCCTGACACATGCCTAAACTGAATCGAATGTCCGCTGAGATGAGAGGTAGAACGCACCAAAGAGGAAGGCGTCGAGGCTGCCGTTGGGCAAGTACTCGTAGACGAGCAGCTTCTCGTCGCGCTCGGCGCACCAGCCCAGCAGCCGCACCAGGTTGCGGTGCTGCAGCTTGGCGATCAGCTCCACCTCGTTCCGGAACTCCGCCGCGCCCTGCCGCGACCGCGCCGACAGCCGCTTCACCGCGATCTCCGCGCCGCACGCCATGACGCCCTTCGATCCGGCAGA
Above is a window of Triticum urartu cultivar G1812 unplaced genomic scaffold, Tu2.1 TuUngrouped_contig_6191, whole genome shotgun sequence DNA encoding:
- the LOC125530268 gene encoding cysteine-rich receptor-like protein kinase 10; the protein is MLRPPHRLVSHRRLLGTSASAPLAGDEAAAAHGSSPNSVKIMVSVLVVVIFCTLLYCVYCWRWRKRNAVRRTQNENMTPLSRSISELPLMDLASIDAATGNFARANKLGEGGFGPVYRGVMACGAEIAVKRLSARSRQGAAEFRNEVELIAKLQHRNLVRLLGWCAERDEKLLVYEYLPNGSLDAFLFDTSKSAELDWNSRHNIIIGIAHGLLYLHEDSLLKVIHRDLKPSNVLLDNKMNPKISDFGLARIFKDECNGVNTGHIVGTYGYMAPEFVMDSVFSAKSDVFGFGVLLLEILSGQRNGMSYLEEHRQSLIQDAWKFWIEDRANEFIDRALGQSYSRDEAWRCFQVGLLCVQDDPDIRPTMSNVLLMLVSEQMSLPAPSRPVRNVPLLAPSAMLRSEPLVSHKSINYASITAIQPR